From Ipomoea triloba cultivar NCNSP0323 chromosome 5, ASM357664v1, the proteins below share one genomic window:
- the LOC116019522 gene encoding calcium-dependent protein kinase 1-like → MGNTCVGPSISKNGFFQSVSAAMWPSRSQASTSNEDSVRSEARGGSGREPESPMAVQSKPPEHMTMPKPPERVAMPKPPEHVAVPKPTEHVAMPKTETDEKQPSKPAKPAYIKRVPSAGLRTNVLQKRTGNLKEFFSIGKKLGQGQFGVTFLCVEKETGKQYACKSIAKRKLLTDDDVEDVRREIQIMHHLAGHPNVISIKGAYEDAVAVHVVMEYCAGGELFDRITQRGHYTERQAAELTRTIVGVVETCHSLGVMHRDLKPENFLFVDKQEDSLLKTIDFGLSIFFKPGEKVTDVVGSPYYVAPEVLRKRYGPEADVWSAGVIVYILLSGVPPFWAENEQGIFEEVLHGELDFTSQPWPSISEGAKDLVRRMLIRDPRKRLTAHEVLCHPWVQVGGVAPDKPLDSAVLSRMKQFTAMNKLKKMALRIIAETLSEEEIAGLKEMFKMIDADNSGQITFEELKAGLKRVGANLKESEIYDLMQAADVDNSGTIDYGEFIAATLHFNKIEREDHLFAAFSYFDKDGSGYITADELQQACEEFGIEDARLEEMIREADQDNDGCIDYNEFVAMMQKGNPVIGGGKIGPERSFSIRFKEAIRV, encoded by the exons ATGGGGAATACATGTGTTGGACCAAGCATTTCCAAGAATGGATTTTTTCAATCGGTTTCGGCTGCAATGTGGCCATCTCGATCTCAAGCTTCCACCAGTAATGAGGACAGTGTGAGAAGTGAAGCACGAGGAGGCTCTGGTAGAGAACCCGAGTCGCCTATGGCGGTTCAAAGTAAGCCACCAGAACATATGACAATGCCCAAGCCACCAGAACGCGTGGCCATGCCCAAGCCACCGGAACATGTGGCAGTGCCCAAGCCAACGGAACATGTGGCAATGCCCAAAACGGAGACGGATGAAAAACAGCCGAGTAAGCCTGCGAAGCCTGCATACATAAAGAGGGTGCCTAGTGCAGGGCTGAGGACTAACGTCTTACAAAAGAGAACTGGCAACTTGAAGGAGTTTTTCAGTATAGGGAAGAAATTAGGGCAGGGGCAGTTTGGAGTTACGTTTCTTTGTGTGGAGAAAGAAACGGGAAAGCAATATGCGTGTAAATCCATTGCCAAGAGGAAGCTCTTGACAGATGACGATGTGGAGGATGTTAGAAGAGAAATTCAGATTATGCACCACTTGGCAGGACACCCGAATGTTATATCGATAAAAGGGGCTTATGAGGATGCCGTCGCAGTTCATGTTGTAATGGAATATTGTGCCGGAGGGGAACTTTTTGATAGGATTACACAACGGGGACATTATACAGAACGGCAGGCAGCTGAGCTCACTAGGACGATTGTTGGAGTTGTGGAAACCTGTCATTCACTGGGGGTGATGCACCGTGATCTGAAGCCTGAGAATTTTCTTTTTGTGGATAAGCAGGAAGATTCGCTTCTCAAAACAATCGACTTTGGATTGTCAATATTCTTCAAACCAG GTGAAAAAGTGACTGATGTTGTTGGCAGTCCTTACTATGTTGCACCCGAAGTTCTACGAAAGCGTTATGGTCCTGAGGCTGATGTTTGGAGTGCCGGTGTGATAGTTTACATTTTATTAAGCGGAGTCCCTCCTTTCTGGGCTG AAAATGAGCAGGGAATATTTGAAGAAGTCTTGCACGGTGAGCTTGACTTCACATCACAGCCGTGGCCTAGTATATCAGAGGGTGCTAAAGACTTGGTTAGGAGAATGCTCATACGGGACCCGAGAAAGCGTTTGACCGCGCACGAAGTGCTAT GCCATCCTTGGGTTCAAGTTGGCGGTGTTGCCCCTGACAAGCCTTTGGACTCTGCAGTATTGAGCCGAATGAAGCAATTCACTGCGATGAACAAGCTCAAGAAAATGGCTTTGAGA ATCATTGCAGAGACCCTATCTGAAGAAGAAATCGCTGGCTTGAAAGAGATGTTTAAGATGATAGACGCGGACAACAGCGGGCAAATCACTTTCGAGGAGCTTAAAGCCGGATTAAAAAGAGTTGGTGCCAATCTCAAGGAGTCAGAGATCTACGATCTAATGCAAGCT GCCGATGTAGATAACAGTGGCACAATTGATTACGGAGAGTTCATAGCCGCGACATTacattttaacaaaattgaGCGAGAGGATCATCTGTTTGCCGCTTTCTCCTATTTCGATAAGGATGGAAGTGGCTATATCACAGCAGACGAGCTTCAACAAGCTTGTGAAGAATTTGGCATCGAGGATGCCCGCTTAGAAGAAATGATCAGGGAAGCCGACCAAGATAAT GATGGATGCATAGATTACAACGAGTTCGTGGCCATGATGCAGAAAGGAAATCCAGTGATTGGCGGTGGAAAGATAGGTCCAGAGCGGAGTTTCAGCATCAGATTTAAAGAGGCAATAAGAGTTTAG
- the LOC116019332 gene encoding pentatricopeptide repeat-containing protein At3g60050-like isoform X2 — protein MGVNGFSEGPSHQNFSTRKNFVGNFRSEAQMILGILHRGDPQFDAKAALDDLHVRLTGLLVREVLLGILKTANKKSCAEMGYMFFEWSGKQENYMHTANSYHLMMKIFSEAGEFKAMWALVDEMIEKGYPTTARTFNILICTCGDAGLARKVVQRFIKTKTFNYRPFKHSFNAILHTLLAVNNYKLIEWVYQQMLVEGYSPDVLTYNVLLCTKYRLGKLYQFHRLLDEMGRNGFSPDFHTFNLFLHILGKGDKPLAALSLLNHMKEVGCDPSALHFTTLIDGLSRAGNLDACKYFFDEMIKQGYFPDVVCYTVMITGYVVAGNFDEAEELFGEMISKGQLPNAFTYNSMIRGLCMTGKFEDACLMLKEMESRGCNPNFHVYSTLVSCLRNVGKLSEAHRVIRQMVDKGRYIHLVSKIKRCRRR, from the coding sequence ATGGGTGTTAATGGATTTTCTGAAGGCCCTTCCCATCAAAACTTTTCCACAAGGAAAAATTTTGTTGGCAATTTTAGAAGTGAGGCTCAGATGATTCTTGGAATTCTTCATAGAGGTGATCCCCAGTTTGATGCAAAAGCAGCTTTAGATGATTTGCATGTTAGGCTTACTGGCCTTCTAGTGAGGGAAGTTCTCTTAGGGATATTGAAAACTGCAAATAAGAAAAGTTGTGCCGAGATGGGGTACATGTTCTTTGAATGGTCTGGTAAGCAGGAAAACTATATGCACACTGCAAATTCATACCATTTAATGATGAAAATTTTTTCTGAGGCAGGGGAATTCAAGGCCATGTGGGCACTAGTAGATGAGATGATCGAGAAAGGTTACCCAACAACTGCTCGTACTTTCAACATATTGATATGTACTTGTGGTGATGCGGGATTAGCTAGAAAAGTAGTGCAAAGGTTTATTAAGACAAAGACATTTAACTATAGGCCATTCAAGCATTCATTTAATGCAATTCTACATACTCTTTTGGCTGTAAATAATTACAAGTTGATTGAATGGGTATATCAGCAGATGTTGGTTGAAGGTTATTCCCCAGACGTTTTAACTTATAATGTACTCCTGTGTACGAAGTATAGGCTGGGAAAACTATATCAGTTTCACAGATTACTCGATGAAATGGGAAGAAATGGGTTTTCACCTGATTTTCATACGTTCAATCTCTTTCTTCACATTCTTGGAAAAGGGGACAAACCACTAGCAGCTCTTAGTCTTTTGAACCACATGAAGGAAGTTGGATGTGATCCTAGCGCTCTCCACTTTACAACTCTGATTGACGGGCTCAGTCGAGCTGGCAACTTGGATGCatgcaaatatttttttgacGAGATGATAAAGCAAGGGTACTTTCCTGATGTTGTATGTTACACCGTGATGATAACAGGTTATGTTGTGGCTGGGAATTTTGATGAAGCTGAAGAGCTTTTTGGTGAGATGATAAGCAAGGGGCAGCTACCAAATGCGTTTACGTACAACTCCATGATCCGCGGGCTTTGCATGACGGGGAAATTTGAGGATGCTTGCCTTATGTTGAAAGAAATGGAGTCGAGGGGATGTAATCCGAATTTTCATGTTTATAGTACTCTAGTGAGTTGCTTGCGGAATGTTGGAAAGCTTTCAGAAGCCCATCGAGTAATAAGACAGATGGTGGATAAGGGGCGCTATATCCATCTTGTATCAAAGATAAAAAGATGTAGAAGACgataa
- the LOC116019332 gene encoding pentatricopeptide repeat-containing protein At3g60050-like isoform X1 has translation MPHFSKLSIYVLCSSFGQRVFHGFCCFSRFSIGDSLVNGLGSIECHLNESWKSPNFDHSFEEKLNSDVSPGSMGVNGFSEGPSHQNFSTRKNFVGNFRSEAQMILGILHRGDPQFDAKAALDDLHVRLTGLLVREVLLGILKTANKKSCAEMGYMFFEWSGKQENYMHTANSYHLMMKIFSEAGEFKAMWALVDEMIEKGYPTTARTFNILICTCGDAGLARKVVQRFIKTKTFNYRPFKHSFNAILHTLLAVNNYKLIEWVYQQMLVEGYSPDVLTYNVLLCTKYRLGKLYQFHRLLDEMGRNGFSPDFHTFNLFLHILGKGDKPLAALSLLNHMKEVGCDPSALHFTTLIDGLSRAGNLDACKYFFDEMIKQGYFPDVVCYTVMITGYVVAGNFDEAEELFGEMISKGQLPNAFTYNSMIRGLCMTGKFEDACLMLKEMESRGCNPNFHVYSTLVSCLRNVGKLSEAHRVIRQMVDKGRYIHLVSKIKRCRRR, from the coding sequence ATGCCCCATTTTTCcaaattatcaatttatgtaCTTTGCAGCTCTTTTGGTCAAAGGGTTTTCCACGGCTTTTGTTGTTTTAGCAGGTTTTCAATTGGTGATAGTTTAGTTAATGGGCTTGGAAGCATAGAGTGCCATTTGAATGAAAGTTGGAAAAGTCCGAATTTTGATCACAGTTTTGAGGAGAAGCTAAATTCCGATGTGTCACCTGGTTCGATGGGTGTTAATGGATTTTCTGAAGGCCCTTCCCATCAAAACTTTTCCACAAGGAAAAATTTTGTTGGCAATTTTAGAAGTGAGGCTCAGATGATTCTTGGAATTCTTCATAGAGGTGATCCCCAGTTTGATGCAAAAGCAGCTTTAGATGATTTGCATGTTAGGCTTACTGGCCTTCTAGTGAGGGAAGTTCTCTTAGGGATATTGAAAACTGCAAATAAGAAAAGTTGTGCCGAGATGGGGTACATGTTCTTTGAATGGTCTGGTAAGCAGGAAAACTATATGCACACTGCAAATTCATACCATTTAATGATGAAAATTTTTTCTGAGGCAGGGGAATTCAAGGCCATGTGGGCACTAGTAGATGAGATGATCGAGAAAGGTTACCCAACAACTGCTCGTACTTTCAACATATTGATATGTACTTGTGGTGATGCGGGATTAGCTAGAAAAGTAGTGCAAAGGTTTATTAAGACAAAGACATTTAACTATAGGCCATTCAAGCATTCATTTAATGCAATTCTACATACTCTTTTGGCTGTAAATAATTACAAGTTGATTGAATGGGTATATCAGCAGATGTTGGTTGAAGGTTATTCCCCAGACGTTTTAACTTATAATGTACTCCTGTGTACGAAGTATAGGCTGGGAAAACTATATCAGTTTCACAGATTACTCGATGAAATGGGAAGAAATGGGTTTTCACCTGATTTTCATACGTTCAATCTCTTTCTTCACATTCTTGGAAAAGGGGACAAACCACTAGCAGCTCTTAGTCTTTTGAACCACATGAAGGAAGTTGGATGTGATCCTAGCGCTCTCCACTTTACAACTCTGATTGACGGGCTCAGTCGAGCTGGCAACTTGGATGCatgcaaatatttttttgacGAGATGATAAAGCAAGGGTACTTTCCTGATGTTGTATGTTACACCGTGATGATAACAGGTTATGTTGTGGCTGGGAATTTTGATGAAGCTGAAGAGCTTTTTGGTGAGATGATAAGCAAGGGGCAGCTACCAAATGCGTTTACGTACAACTCCATGATCCGCGGGCTTTGCATGACGGGGAAATTTGAGGATGCTTGCCTTATGTTGAAAGAAATGGAGTCGAGGGGATGTAATCCGAATTTTCATGTTTATAGTACTCTAGTGAGTTGCTTGCGGAATGTTGGAAAGCTTTCAGAAGCCCATCGAGTAATAAGACAGATGGTGGATAAGGGGCGCTATATCCATCTTGTATCAAAGATAAAAAGATGTAGAAGACgataa